A part of Anaerolineae bacterium genomic DNA contains:
- a CDS encoding Hsp20/alpha crystallin family protein codes for MAWNATSRAVWQPPTDVYETSDEIVVRVEVAGVDPRQVEIQLSERVLTVSGVRQDAQEKVGYHRMEILHGPFRTRVVLPRRADAARVQAEYRDGFLLVRVPKASPIRVRVEGVTATSDGPK; via the coding sequence AGCCGTGTGGCAGCCACCGACAGACGTCTACGAGACGTCGGATGAGATCGTGGTGCGCGTAGAGGTCGCCGGGGTGGACCCGAGACAGGTCGAGATTCAGCTCTCCGAGCGGGTTCTTACTGTCTCCGGGGTCAGGCAGGACGCTCAAGAGAAGGTGGGTTACCACCGCATGGAGATTCTCCATGGGCCCTTTCGAACCAGGGTAGTCCTGCCCCGCCGCGCGGATGCGGCCCGGGTGCAGGCTGAGTATAGGGATGGCTTCCTCTTGGTTCGGGTGCCGAAAGCGAGCCCGATTAGGGTCAGGGTCGAGGGAGTGACGGCCACGAGCGACGGCCCGAAGTAG